From a region of the Impatiens glandulifera chromosome 4, dImpGla2.1, whole genome shotgun sequence genome:
- the LOC124935896 gene encoding nucleobase-ascorbate transporter 12 translates to MTSTDLNKRPRPGPWPPTTLPPKPNAMPPSSWAKRTGFHPKFSGETNATHSGRQTLPQPKVREVDSHLDLEAGRVRQTTTTTAAKLNGEPKRVTFPPPLSDGGATNAPVAVAVAVADAPPPKQINRRPVSEEVVDVLPQIVEDDELVSRHAHMKYELRDTPGFVPIGLYGFQHYISLLGSLILIPLVLVPSAGGSNEDTANVICTVLFVSGVTTLLHTFFGSRLPLIQGPSFVYLAPALAIINSPEFQGLNGNNFKHIMRVLQGSIIISSAFQAILGYSGIMTVLSRLINPVVVSPTIAAVGLSFYSYGFPRVGTCLEIGAVQILLLIMFSLYLRKISVLGHRVFLIYAVPLGLGITWAAASLLTKAGVYNYKGCDVNIPASNLVSDHCRKHLQNMKYCRVDTSHALNSAPWFRFPYPMQWGTPIFHWKMAIIMCVVSIISSVDSIGSYHASSLLVASRPPPPGVVSRAIGLEGLSSLLAGLWGTGTGSSTLTENVHTIAVTKMGSRRAIELGACVLIIISLVGKVGGLFASIPEVMVAALLCFMWAMLTALGLSNLRYSEAGSSRNIIIVGLSLFFSLSIPSYFQQFGVSPNTNLSVPSYLQPYVVAAHGPFQTKYGGLNYVLNTVLSLHMVVAFLIAVILDNTVPGSRQERGVYVWSNQETVRRETAVVKDYALPFKIGRVFRWVKWVGI, encoded by the exons ATGACAAGTACCGACCTCAACAAACGACCTCGACCTGGACCATGGCCACCGACAACTCTTCCACCAAAACCTAATGCAATGCCGCCATCTTCTTGGGCTAAACGCACTGGATTTCATCCTAAATTCTCTGGAGAAACGAACGCTACTCATTCTGGACGACAAACTCTGCCACAACCTAAGGTAAGAGAAGTTGATTCTCATCTGGATCTAGAAGCTGGTAGAGTACGAcagacgacgacgacgacggcTGCGAAGTTGAATGGAGAACCGAAGAGAGTTACGTTTCCGCCTCCACTTTCCGACGGTGGAGCTACAAATGCTCCGgttgcggttgcggttgcgGTTGCTGACGCACCACCGCCAAAGCAGATTAACAGGAGGCCGGTAAGTGAGGAAGTTGTTGATGTATTGCCTCAAATAGTTGAGGATGATGAACTTGTTTCTCGTCATGCACATATGAAATATGAGCTTAGAGATACACCTGGATTTG ttccAATTGGTTTATATGGTTTTCAGCATTACATTTCATTGTTGGGATCTTTGATACTTATACCACTCGTTTTAGTTCCTTCAGCAGGGGGATCCAAT GAGGATACGGCTAATGTGATTTGTACTGTGCTATTTGTATCTGGAGTGACAACACTTCTTCATACGTTCTTTGGATCAAGATTGCCTTTAATTCAGGGTCCATCTTTTGTCTATCTTGCTCCTGCACTCGCAATCATCAACTCCCCTGAGTTTCAGGGTTTGAATGGAAAT AATTTCAAGCACATTATGAGAGTACTCCAAGGGTCCATAATCATATCTTCAGCTTTTCAAGCCATACTGGGATATAGTGGAATAATGACAGTATTGTCAAG GTTAATCAATCCTGTTGTTGTGTCGCCAACTATTGCTGCTGTTGGACTTTCTTTCTACAGCTATGGTTTCCCAAGGGTTGGTACTTGCCTTGAGATTGGTGCGGTTCAAATCCTTCTTTTAATAATGTTTTCTCTT TACCTTCGCAAGATATCTGTTCTGGGTCATAGAGTTTTCCTTATCTACGCG GTACCATTAGGTTTGGGAATTACATGGGCGGCTGCTTCTCTTCTTACTAAAGCAGGAGTATATAACTATAAGGGTTGCGATGTAAACATTCCAGCATCAAATTTAGTTTCAGATCACTGTAGAAAGCATCtccaaaatatgaaatattgcCGAGTTGATACCTCTCATGCTTTGAATTCTGCACCGTGGTTCAGATTTCCTTATCCAATGCAATGGGGCACACCTATCTTCCACTGGAAAATGGCTATCATTATGTGTGTGGTTTCAATAATCTCATCGGTTGATTCG ATTGGTTCATACCATGCATCTTCTTTGTTGGTGGCCTCCAGGCCTCCACCTCCTGGAGTTGTAAGCCGAGCAATTGGTCTTGAGGGCTTATCTAGTCTGTTGGCTGGGTTATGGGGAACAGGGACTGGATCAAGTACTCTCACCGAAAATGTGCACACAATTGCAGTGACTAAAATGGGTAGCCGCAGAGCAATAGAGTTAGGTGCTTGTGTTTTAATCATCATCTCCCTTGTAG GAAAAGTTGGAGGGCTTTTTGCTTCAATTCCTGAAGTCATGGTAGCGGCTCTATTGTGTTTTATGTGGGCAATGCTTACAGCATTGGGCTTGTCGAATCTACGATATAGTGAGGCTGGGAGTTCAAGAAACATTATAATTGTTGGTTTGTCTTTATTTTTCTCCCTGTCGATACCTTCCTACTTTCAGCAATTCGGAGTCTCTCCAAATACCAACTTGTCTGTTCCAAGTTATCTTCAGCCCTATGTTGTTGCTGCCCATGGTccttttcaaacaaaatatggAGGG CTAAATTATGTATTGAACACAGTGCTATCGCTTCATATGGTGGTTGCGTTCCTTATAGCTGTTATATTAGACAATACCGTACCTGGCAGCAGACAAGAACGCGGTGTTTATGTTTGGTCTAATCAGGAGACTGTAAGAAGAGAGACTGCAGTTGTTAAAGACTACGCTTTGCCATTTAAAATAGGGCGAGTTTTCAGATGGGTAAAATGGGTTGGCATTTGA
- the LOC124934659 gene encoding histone deacetylase HDT1-like, giving the protein MEFWGVEVKAGKPLKVTPEVGKLVHISQAALGEFKGKGGEIVPLRLKIDDQKLVLGALSTDKTPQVVFDLVFHKEFELSHDWKHGSVHFLGYVADCPFEYPFKLFQYHVYVSLILTINDSCLGFYPLDSLILLFSLPLQYEDDDEEDEERVPTLIPDVAKVEAAKPIATKAKTAAKPETSSKQKVSIVEPKKDSSDESDDDSDEDMEGDSDDSDDDEDDSDDEEETPTPKKPINDKKRANDSASKTPVQAKKAKADTTPQKKDGKKVAHVATPHPVKQAGKTQGKGQQSPKSDAKITCKSCTKTFTSDGALQSHARAKHDAK; this is encoded by the exons ATGGAGTTTTGGG GTGTTGAAGTTAAAGCTGGAAAGCCTCTTAAGGTTACTCCTGAAGTGGGCAAACTTGTTCATATTTCCCAG GCAGCATTGGGGGAGTTCAAGGGAAAGGGTGGTGAAATTGTTCCACTTAGGTTGAAGATTGATGATCAAAAGCTTGTATTGGGAGCACTTTCAACTGACAAAACCCCTCAAGTGGTTTTTGATTTGGTGTTTCACAAAGAATTTGAATTGTCACATGATTGGAAACATGGGAGTGTTCATTTTCTTGGATATGTTGCTGATTGTCCATTTGAATATCCTTTTAAATTGTTTCAATATCATGTTTATGTTTCTCTTATTTTAACAATCAATGATTCTTGTTTGGGTTTTTATCCTTTGGATTCCTTGATTCTGCTTTTTTCCCTTCCCCTACAGT atgaagatgatgatgaggaagatgaagaaCGTGTGCCCACACTCATTCCTGATGTTG CTAAGGTAGAGGCTGCAAAGCCCATTGCAACCAAGGCTAAAACTGCTGCCAAGCCTGAAACATCTTCCAAGCAAAAGGTGAGCATTGTCGAGCCAAAAAAGGATAGCTCTGATGAATCTGATGACGACTCTGATGAG GATATGGAGGGTGATTCTGATGACTcagatgatgatgaagacgacTCTGATGATGAGGAGGAAACCCCAACTCCCAAGAAG CCTATTAATGACAAGAAGAGAGCCAATGATTCAGCTTCGAAGACTCCTGTTCAAGCTAAGAAGGCAAAGGCTGATACCACCCCTCAAAAGAAAG ATGGGAAAAAGGTAGCTCATGTGGCTACTCCTCATCCTGTAAAGCAAGCAGGAAAAACTCAAGGAAAGGGACAACAAAGCCCAAAATCTGATGCCAAAATCACTTGCAAATCCTGCACCAA GACATTCACCTCCGACGGTGCTCTCCAATCTCATGCCCGGGCAAAGCATGATGCTAAGTAG